The Clostridiaceae bacterium HFYG-1003 genome includes a window with the following:
- a CDS encoding VOC family protein, which translates to MVKGRFLHNNINVLDLDKSMAFYEKALGLTEKRRYVNEGNFILVYLWDGSSDYELELTWLNDRTEPYNLGDNEIHMAFAVEDKKEAYQLHSEMGVIIYENRDMDLYFIGDPDGYWIEILERGVDPTK; encoded by the coding sequence ATGGTTAAAGGAAGATTTCTCCACAACAACATCAACGTCCTGGACCTGGACAAATCAATGGCTTTCTACGAGAAGGCTCTGGGACTGACCGAGAAGCGGCGCTATGTCAACGAAGGCAACTTTATCTTGGTCTACCTGTGGGACGGATCGTCGGATTATGAGCTGGAGCTGACCTGGCTCAATGACCGGACAGAGCCCTATAATCTGGGAGACAATGAAATCCACATGGCCTTCGCGGTCGAAGACAAGAAGGAAGCCTATCAGCTCCACTCGGAAATGGGCGTGATTATCTATGAGAACCGTGATATGGATCTCTACTTCATCGGTGACCCCGATGGCTACTGGATCGAAATCCTGGAACGAGGCGTGGATCCAACCAAATAA